Within Anopheles nili chromosome 3, idAnoNiliSN_F5_01, whole genome shotgun sequence, the genomic segment TCAAGaaacaagaataaaaacaaaacactcattTAGCGCTtgaaagaagggaatcatttgAATGCTCAAGACCGAATACTGAGCCGTTACGAAAATTGGAATGATCGTCTCCCTTCGTGAAAAACTGGAAGTCATTCCAGTTTTAAAAGTGAGTATCGCATGCTATTGCACACAATTGGAATCATTTAGCGTCCCTAATTTTGTTGGAACCGCTTCGAATCTTTTGTATAAAAGAAGTTTATTAGTGTAAAAACTCAAGAAGATCGTTTAAGCGCCACAATTGTGGTTTCGCGAATGTTTCCGCATCATTTAAGTATCAATCTATTGGCAAGCGATTTAGGCAACAAATCGGCCCATCAAGTACTGATTGCCTCGCAGGTGGTCAAATGGACAGATTAAGATTCGGTAAGCATGCCACACACAAGGGGTAGTAACTGATCATCTACCCCGTAAAAAGTACATTGCTTTAGTCTATATAGCAACAGcggatgtgtttcgttttgtacCGCGTAGTTGTCCTAAtccttattaaaaaaaaagaaaaaattactaaacaaataaaaacgaaaaaggagtGAAacaatgagagagaaagagagtgaaccaaagagaaagagataagaagcaaataaacaaacaaaacaaggagCTTTCTCCACGTCACGTGAACAATTAACCTAACAACTTGAAGCGCAAGTTTTCGAAGGACCACGATCACGAGTAAAGCGAACAAACAAGACCGCTAGGACGCGCAAAATGCACGGAGAGATCGGTAATCCCACTCTCCACTGCTCTCGGAACCCGCGGCCTGCGACCTACCGTACAATTCGTACAAATTCATCCGCTTCTAACCTACGGCTATAGGGCACCCGACTGGCTGGCCGCTTTCGGCCAATTACTTACTGCTAGAGGCAGTAGTGTCCGCCGCTTGCTCGTCCGCCGGTGCATTGCTTATTCGTGACGCAGAGCGTCCGTACGCGCCACCCCCACCGCCAGCCGACGTACCGCTGCTGAGGGCCATTCGTTGCATCTGCCGGATGACGGTTGCCGCGTGGTACGCCTGCTTCCAGCGCGATTTGGCAAAgttcttcttcagctgctcGGACACGGTACCGTGGATGTTCTTGCTGCTGGCCGCGTTGCCCGAGATCCAGGGATGCGCGAGGGCCTGCTTACACGTGAACCGCCTCTCCACGTTCACGCACATCAGATTACGGATGAAGTCCTTCGCCGAGTCGCTGATCTCGTCCCAGTACGGTGAGTCGAACTCGAACTCACCCTTCAGGATCTGGGCGAACAGGTTCGCGTCGTTCTCGTCGTAAAACGGTGGATACCCGCACAGCAGGATGTACGAGATGACGCCTATGCTCCACACGTCCACCGCCTTGCCGTACGGCTTTTGGGCCAGCACCTCCGGTGCGACGTAACCGGGCGTACCGCACGCGGTCGCCATAAACCCGGAATCCTCCATCTTCGAGAGACCAAAGTCACTGATCATGATCTTGCTGTCTTCCGCCGGGCTGTAGTACAGCAGGTTCTCCGGTTTCA encodes:
- the LOC128725298 gene encoding calcium/calmodulin-dependent protein kinase type 1-like, which gives rise to MPLFGKKDSGKKVRKDVKDGCDKLPSIDDKYVIKELLGTGAFSEVRLCEHKETAQQYAVKIIDKKALKGKEDSLENEIRVLKRFSARRSDGSGVHTTGPPLGGTPRFAHPNIVQLLETFEDKSKVYLIMELVTGGELFDRIVEKGSYTERDASNLIRQVLEAVDYMHEQGVVHRDLKPENLLYYSPAEDSKIMISDFGLSKMEDSGFMATACGTPGYVAPEVLAQKPYGKAVDVWSIGVISYILLCGYPPFYDENDANLFAQILKGEFEFDSPYWDEISDSAKDFIRNLMCVNVERRFTCKQALAHPWISGNAASSKNIHGTVSEQLKKNFAKSRWKQAYHAATVIRQMQRMALSSGTSAGGGGGAYGRSASRISNAPADEQAADTTASSSK